DNA from Rhipicephalus microplus isolate Deutch F79 chromosome 5, USDA_Rmic, whole genome shotgun sequence:
CCGCTAGTTTCTAAGCTTCGACTCTCCCGATCCCCGGTTCCCTCCGAGGCCGGCAAGTCAACGCCTCCTGAGAAGTCCGCCTCCGGTCTCCGAAGACCTCCGTCTACCGAAGACGCTGTTCCAGTTGTCCCTCCGTCGCCCACGTGGTACAGTCTTGAGCCCGGCCGCGACCCGTCATCAGCCATGGCCGTCAGCCCGCAAGCCATGAACAGGAAGGTGGTGGTGAAGGCCACCGACATACCCGACCACATGCAGCAGGAAGCAATCAGTGTCACCGTGGCGGCCCTCGACAAGCACAAAATCTTGCGTGATGTGGCGGCGTTCGTCAAGACCGAGTTCGACCGCAAGTTCGGCCCCACCTGGCACTGCGTGGTGGGCCGCTCGTTCGGCTCCTACGTCACGTACGAGACCAAGCGTTTCACGTACTTCTACGTGGGCAACATTGCCGTGCTGCTCTTCAAGGCCGGGTGAACCACAGCACCCACCGCGCAGGGACCTCGGAAATGCCTGCCGACACTGAAGTGAACGAAGGTTATTCTTTTTCAAAGCCGGCTTCAAAAGAGCGATGGAACTTCACGACGCCCTGTGAAATTTAAGGAACAATAACAAATGTCTGCAGGCGTTTAATGAAGTACTCGCTTTTCTCCTTCCCGCTTTGTTAAACCTTTCATCTTTTCTATGTGCCTATTGTGTTCTTTGAATATATTCAGTGTTTGTGTAGGGGGTCAGTAGCCAAGTATCAGCAAGCCCTGTGCTTTGTTAAAGCCTTCGTTTTCACATATTATAAAGCAGAAATCGTTTTTCGAAAAAAGTCGTTGTTATAAAACGCATCCTGAGCAGTTAGACCGTACGGAACCAACTTGTGCGTCGACTACTGCAGCGAAGAAAACAAGGCGGCAAGTATCATTGCCCAAACGCTACATATTACCGGTTGCCTCAACTTGCCTTTAGGTAGGATTGAAGATTGGGCAATTTAGTAAGATTCGCAGCGCGTAGAGGAAAAACAATGCGAAAGAACAGGGACTGAGGAAAGCGTAGACGCAACAGCGAGTTGACTGTCAACTGAAATTTTTTGAAGAAACATCGTGGTATATTGTTACTGCGCATGCTCTTTTACCAGGCAAGTAAAACTCGTGACACTTCTGGCTAGATACAAAGTAACTTAGCTTAACACTGCTGACCGTTAAAATATCCTAAAAAGGGAATTTCCGTATCCAGGAGGACCATTGAAGGCTGACTGGCACAGTTCAGTCTTCTATATTCTGAGCGCCTCGAAGATTCGACGTGTCAAGTGATCGTGGTGGCGGAAAAAAATCCTAGTTTGACAAAATTCCacggtgtctttcgtgtccttcttgtctctgtgtcgtcgttttgttctcgcgctataactatcgtcatgcatcTTGGCAGCATGACCAGCTGCGTCGAGCTATTGCACCCTTTGGGTTTTTTTGATGCTCCCTCAGTCACGAGTTTACACATAGCCCAGATTGATCAATGTGCACACTACCACACGTGAAGGGTATGTATACACAACGTCAATGGAATATGACACAAAAAACATTTGTTTGCTAAATCTAACATGAGTCATTCACCGATGGGCCTTTTTCCAATCGTCTTCTCACCACTGCGCTGACATTGCCAACTTTTTAATGGCTGTGAAAACAACTTTGAAGCAATGACGCGATCTCACCTTTTACACTTTACGCGAAAGCTGGTGAACGTATGGTGAAAtggcatttctttttctttcgcaaAGTTTGTTTTATTATTTGCTTCAAGACCACTTACTGGAAAGTATGAAGGAGTGTGTAATGACTGATAACGATGAGCAGTGTTTCAGAAACCAATGCGGAATTTCAGTGGAAGGTGTCAACTTCCAGCGCTCTACGCTAAGTATACCTTAATCAGGTGGAAAGGAGGTGTCTGCTTACAGAAGTCGGGGGTGCGCATCGGGGCAAAAGTGGCGCCGGCACTTAGCAATTTATCTTCTTGGGCAAGGTCTAGAGGGCAATTGGAGATAACCAGAACGGGCTCGCCAGGAGAGTTCACAGATACGTCAAGGACTACACTATTTCTGCATGTAGGAGCTACTTCCCGAACAATGTGATTAATACTCTGAAAAACTTACAAATAAAGCTcttgtttaaaaaaaatcacacgTGAAATGCCATCGCAAAGAGTTTTGCAGTTCTTAGACTTAAGCTTGACATTTTCGGATACATGAGTATGTTAGGAATACAACCCTCGCAGTTCAAAGCCCCTGTTTTCCTTAGCTTCTACCCATTCTAAAATCACAAAAAACGGCATCGCCTTTGCCACCCTAAGGTCTGCAGTAACCAAGTTCTGTGACCATAACATGCCAAACAGTGTTCGGTTACAAAAAATTAGGCTAAAGGAAGCCAATTATACAGACGGTGTGGCTTTCCTGGCTTGCGAGAAGATTACTTACGCGAGAGTTTGAAGTGTAACCTGGAAGGCAAcgaaaaggaaaaggaaaaaatTGTCGTTCTAAAATACTTTCACCAGCTCTCGCGTAGGCTGAAGAAGGTAGGATCGCGCCATGACGTTGAAGTTGTTTTCGCAGCCAAGAATAAAGTTGGCAATGTCTGCGCAGCGGTTTGAAAACGTGTGGGAAAAGGCCCATTGGTAAAGGAATCATATTTCATTAAGAACACGAATGTTTTTGTTCCACGAGCCCTTGGTACACCCTTCACGTGTGGAAGTGTTTAGATTGGTCAATTAG
Protein-coding regions in this window:
- the LOC119173806 gene encoding uncharacterized protein LOC119173806; this translates as MAVSPQAMNRKVVVKATDIPDHMQQEAISVTVAALDKHKILRDVAAFVKTEFDRKFGPTWHCVVGRSFGSYVTYETKRFTYFYVGNIAVLLFKAG